In the genome of Dioscorea cayenensis subsp. rotundata cultivar TDr96_F1 chromosome 1, TDr96_F1_v2_PseudoChromosome.rev07_lg8_w22 25.fasta, whole genome shotgun sequence, one region contains:
- the LOC120262261 gene encoding plant UBX domain-containing protein 7, translated as MDAAALSPEQQGLVSSFLEIAVGQNADTAVHFLQLTNWILEEAIQLFFVGGDGAVGAAAAAPAPSAPPAAEDPSSSVNVSQDVGEDGVRAPLPVKRETLYGDAALFNRDFRFQQSPLIAFRNFEEESKRQPVWESDKNAPSTANGSRDNLASLYRPPFDLMFNGTFDKAKVEASHMDKWLLVNLQSTAEFNSHMLNRDTWSNETVAQTISTNFIFWQVYHDSTEGKKVCTYYNLVAFPSILVIDPITGQKMRAWNGMITPERLLEDLLPFLEKGPNENHVTLPPKRARQTPHVSVPSVADTLRDEDEEVLRAIAASLEEKKVAIRPSTAKDEPKVEKEPETILSKKLVYPPLPEEPKEKRELLSRVGIRLPDGRRLQRHFLRADSIKLLWSFCSSQLEGGEERPFRFTQSIPGASKTLEFDSDVTFEESGISNSMISLTWI; from the exons ATGGATGCTGCTGCCCTGTCGCCGGAGCAGCAGGGCCTCGTCTCCTCCTTCCTCGAGATCGCCGTCGGCCAGAACGCTGACACCGCCGTACACTTCCTCCAG ttgaCGAATTGGATCCTTGAGGAGGCTATTCAACTGTTCTTTGTTGGTGGTGACGGTGCTGTTGGTGCTGCCGCTGCTGCGCCGGCGCCGTCGGCGCCGCCGGCTGCTGAGGATCCGTCCTCTAG TGTTAATGTGAGTCAAGATGTTGGAGAAGATGGAGTGCGTGCACCATTGCCTGTCAAGAGAGAAACTTTATATGGAGATGCTGCCTTATTTAA TCGTGACTTTAGATTTCAACAAAGTCCATTGATTGCATTCCGGAATTTCGAGGAGGAGTCAAAGCGGCAGCCTGTATGGGAATCAGATAAAAATGCTCCATCTACAGCAAATGGCTCCCGTGATAATCTTGCTTCCTTATATCGGCCTCCTTTTGATTTGATGTTTAACGGAACATTTGACAAG GCGAAGGTGGAGGCTTCTCACATGGATAAATGGCTTTTAGTTAATTTGCAATCGACTGCAGAATTCAACTCACACATG CTTAACCGGGATACATGGTCAAATGAAACAGTGGCACAAACAATTTCAACAAATTTCATTTTCTGGCAG GTTTATCATGATAGCACTGAGGGGAAGAAGGTTTGCACATACTACAACTTGGTTGCTTTCCCTTCAATTCTTGTCATTGATCCCATCACAGGACAAAAGATGCGTGCATGGAATGGCATGATTACTCCTGAACGTCTGTTGGAG GATTTACTACCCTTTCTGGAAAAAGGCCCTAATGAGAATCATGTTACTCTTCCTCCTAAGCGTGCAAGACAAACTCCTCATGTGTCTGTGCCCAGTGTAGCAG ATACATTGcgtgatgaggatgaagaagttTTGCGTGCAATAGCAGCCTCTCTGGAAGAGAAAAAAGTTGCCATCAGGCCATCTACAGCTAAAGATGAACCCAAAGTGGAGAAAGAACCTGAAACCATTTTGAGTAAAAAGCTCGTGTATCCTCCTCTACCTGAAGAACCAAAGGAAAAGAGGGAGCTCCTTTCAAGAGTTGGTATTCGTCTACCTGACGGTCGGAGGCTCCAGAGACATTTTCTCCGAGCAGACTCTATAAAG TTACTGTGGTCATTCTGCTCATCTCAACTGGAGGGAGGGGAAGAACGGCCATTCCGCTTCACACAATCCATTCCTGGTGCATCGAAGACTCTGGAGTTTGATAGTGATGTAACATTCGAAGAATCAGGTATATCAAATTCCATGATTTCTTTAACATGGATCTGA